A region from the Salicibibacter cibarius genome encodes:
- a CDS encoding ABC transporter ATP-binding protein → MQTVIKSSRISKNYKGFQAVKDVSLNICKGEIYGFIGLNGSGKTTTIRMLLGMIKPTEGACYIKGEKVTSTNHRIWRSVGHIVETPHCYPELTVLENLEIFRRIRLMSDPEIVPRVMEQLHLTRYAQKKARNLSLGNTQRLGIAKALLHSPEILILDEPMNGLDPSGIVEIRTLLQDLALNKGVTILMSSHLLREVAKIATKIGIIHKGRLIQEIESMQLSERLNQQLVIDTRNNASAISQLTTAGYASKINNDGLIETTDGRAIRNPDEISRLLVYTGFAPTTLTVKEENLESYFLKITEREGEKLQ, encoded by the coding sequence TTGCAAACAGTTATTAAATCAAGCCGTATATCAAAGAATTACAAAGGTTTTCAGGCTGTTAAGGATGTTTCGTTAAACATTTGTAAAGGAGAAATATATGGATTTATCGGGTTAAATGGATCTGGTAAAACGACGACAATTAGAATGTTACTTGGCATGATCAAGCCAACAGAAGGCGCTTGCTATATAAAAGGTGAAAAGGTAACTTCCACTAATCATCGTATTTGGAGAAGCGTAGGGCACATCGTTGAAACACCCCATTGTTATCCCGAGCTTACTGTTCTGGAAAACTTAGAAATTTTTCGGCGGATCAGATTGATGTCAGATCCCGAGATCGTTCCGAGAGTCATGGAACAACTTCATTTAACACGATATGCTCAAAAGAAGGCAAGGAATCTTTCATTAGGGAATACTCAACGATTAGGAATTGCAAAGGCTCTGCTCCATTCACCTGAAATTTTAATTTTGGATGAGCCAATGAATGGCTTAGATCCTTCAGGAATTGTAGAAATTAGAACGTTACTTCAAGATTTAGCGTTAAATAAAGGCGTTACCATCTTAATGAGCAGTCATCTGCTTCGTGAAGTAGCTAAAATAGCAACTAAAATTGGCATCATTCATAAAGGGCGATTAATACAAGAAATTGAATCCATGCAATTAAGTGAACGTCTCAATCAACAGCTAGTCATTGATACCCGTAATAATGCATCTGCTATTTCACAACTAACAACTGCCGGGTACGCCTCAAAAATAAATAACGATGGATTAATTGAAACCACTGATGGAAGAGCCATTCGAAATCCCGATGAGATATCCCGATTGCTTGTTTACACAGGGTTTGCCCCAACGACATTAACGGTAAAAGAGGAAAACTTGGAATCTTATTTTCTGAAAATTAC
- a CDS encoding TetR/AcrR family transcriptional regulator — protein MSRGFNDYEKQVITNSLIEQGKILFGKFGLQKTSIHEITKNVGIAQGTFYKFFHSKEELYFVILEMEEEKLKEQFANLDIFKDNQPKKAIKRILQQMVNTIEQNSFIRELYVGSNMENMLNKLSPELLDKHFKNDSISFLPLIEKLKNEGFIIEEAPETIASVCRSLFLLTFHKKEIGEDIYTETIELFIDLIVDGLIKEEGE, from the coding sequence ATGTCTCGAGGATTTAATGATTATGAAAAACAAGTCATCACAAACTCCCTTATAGAACAAGGTAAGATTCTTTTCGGCAAATTTGGATTGCAAAAAACAAGTATTCATGAAATCACTAAAAACGTAGGCATTGCTCAAGGGACATTTTACAAATTCTTTCATTCAAAGGAAGAATTATATTTTGTGATACTGGAAATGGAAGAGGAAAAATTAAAAGAACAATTTGCTAATTTGGATATTTTCAAGGATAATCAGCCGAAAAAAGCCATCAAACGTATACTTCAGCAAATGGTTAATACAATCGAGCAGAACTCATTCATTCGAGAGTTATATGTTGGAAGTAACATGGAAAATATGCTAAACAAATTATCTCCAGAATTACTTGACAAGCATTTTAAAAATGATTCTATCTCATTTTTGCCTTTAATTGAAAAATTAAAAAATGAAGGGTTTATTATTGAAGAAGCCCCCGAAACCATTGCCAGCGTATGCCGTTCTTTATTTTTACTAACATTTCATAAAAAAGAGATTGGTGAAGACATTTATACGGAAACCATTGAACTGTTTATTGATTTGATCGTCGATGGTCTTATAAAAGAGGAGGGGGAGTAA
- a CDS encoding GntR family transcriptional regulator, which produces MKAVFDDSKPIFQQIFEMIADDIVDGELHEGEQIPSTTEISKFYQVNRATVQKGLSMLVDAGYAYKQRGVGVFVAEGAKRRLLAERKEEFHIQYVKPTLKEAKRLQMSKEEFIRLIEEDYDD; this is translated from the coding sequence GTGAAGGCTGTTTTCGATGACTCAAAACCGATCTTTCAGCAAATTTTCGAAATGATTGCTGATGACATCGTTGATGGGGAATTGCATGAAGGGGAACAAATTCCCTCGACGACAGAGATATCCAAATTTTATCAAGTGAACCGCGCAACAGTGCAAAAAGGGTTATCGATGCTCGTTGATGCCGGTTATGCCTATAAACAACGAGGCGTTGGGGTTTTTGTAGCCGAAGGAGCGAAACGTCGGCTGCTTGCCGAACGTAAAGAAGAATTTCATATTCAATATGTTAAGCCGACGCTGAAAGAAGCCAAGCGACTTCAAATGTCGAAGGAAGAATTTATTCGATTGATTGAGGAGGATTATGATGATTGA
- a CDS encoding ABC transporter ATP-binding protein translates to MIDIHDLSFSYGNRAALKNVALREDEPVIIGLWGRNGSGKTTLMKLISGMDQPNQGTVSVNGITPYNNSEAMNHVTFMQEDHPFSDLWDVKDALRFGAYFNENWDQAFAEYLLDVFDLPRKKKIRQFSKGMKSMIKITLGLASKAPVTVMDEPSNGLDANMRKQFYDMLLDTYEEHPRLIMLSTHHIEELVPLCEKIALIDQKTIIRYEETEELKRHGVLITGPFEAVKAVIGNNRVIDERRIGKQLHVMIDDSFHTDLEAKAKDAGVTIEKAPLQDYLVNLTKKETKKHEHA, encoded by the coding sequence ATGATTGATATACACGACTTATCGTTTTCTTATGGGAATAGAGCGGCATTGAAAAACGTTGCCTTACGGGAGGATGAACCGGTGATTATAGGTTTATGGGGACGCAACGGTTCCGGGAAAACAACATTGATGAAATTGATCTCCGGGATGGATCAGCCAAATCAAGGAACCGTCAGCGTTAACGGGATCACCCCATATAACAATAGTGAAGCAATGAACCATGTGACGTTCATGCAGGAGGATCATCCCTTTTCAGACTTATGGGATGTCAAAGATGCGCTTCGTTTTGGCGCCTATTTCAACGAAAATTGGGATCAGGCATTTGCCGAATATTTGCTGGATGTGTTTGACTTGCCAAGGAAAAAGAAGATCAGGCAATTTTCAAAAGGCATGAAAAGCATGATTAAGATTACGCTGGGGCTCGCGAGCAAGGCACCTGTAACGGTCATGGATGAACCTTCAAACGGCCTTGATGCCAATATGCGTAAACAGTTTTATGATATGTTGTTGGATACGTACGAAGAACACCCACGTTTAATTATGTTATCGACACACCACATTGAGGAACTGGTGCCACTTTGTGAAAAAATCGCGCTGATTGATCAAAAAACAATCATTCGATATGAAGAAACAGAAGAGTTGAAAAGGCACGGGGTGCTCATAACAGGACCATTTGAAGCAGTAAAAGCGGTGATCGGCAATAACCGAGTCATTGACGAACGGAGGATCGGGAAACAGTTACATGTTATGATTGACGATTCCTTCCACACGGATTTGGAAGCAAAAGCAAAAGATGCCGGTGTTACTATTGAAAAAGCACCACTTCAAGATTATCTCGTTAATCTGACAAAAAAGGAGACGAAAAAACATGAACACGCTTAA
- a CDS encoding RQC-minor-1 family DNA-binding protein, whose translation MNEKINHLSEYEIRTILRAADDIIAQGGRTLLAKILKGSREKKVLQLELDQSPVYGCFRLVKLEDVIDKIDWMMDHDFLGIEYSGKLPMIVFTERGWQIESDQRADELLSEWKQWLEEGKRQPEMSYLKDRNRHMIFLFLEKIRETQDRKYIPYLLEWEKIDYKKVRAKIRATIKALEANDPIDHENVQRRKASIKEALKGSAPQDLLLKCWECGKRFTFTVGEQQFYKQKGFVHPKRCEECRARRNGDIF comes from the coding sequence ATGAACGAGAAAATAAATCATTTATCTGAATATGAAATACGAACGATTTTACGGGCGGCAGATGATATTATTGCGCAAGGCGGGCGAACGCTTCTTGCAAAAATCTTAAAAGGCTCACGTGAGAAAAAGGTGTTACAGCTCGAATTGGATCAGTCTCCGGTCTATGGTTGTTTTCGTTTGGTTAAGCTTGAGGATGTTATCGACAAAATTGATTGGATGATGGATCATGATTTCTTGGGTATCGAGTATAGCGGAAAACTACCGATGATCGTCTTCACGGAAAGAGGCTGGCAGATTGAATCCGATCAGCGCGCAGATGAATTGTTAAGTGAATGGAAGCAATGGTTGGAAGAAGGCAAGAGGCAGCCGGAAATGAGTTATTTGAAGGATCGAAATCGGCACATGATCTTTTTGTTTCTTGAAAAAATAAGAGAAACTCAAGACAGGAAGTACATTCCTTATTTACTGGAATGGGAGAAAATAGACTATAAAAAGGTGAGAGCTAAGATTCGTGCTACGATAAAAGCGTTGGAAGCAAATGATCCCATTGATCATGAAAACGTCCAACGAAGAAAAGCGTCCATCAAAGAAGCTTTGAAAGGTTCGGCGCCTCAAGATCTTCTCTTAAAATGTTGGGAATGCGGCAAACGTTTCACTTTCACTGTAGGAGAGCAGCAATTTTATAAACAAAAAGGATTCGTTCATCCGAAAAGGTGTGAGGAGTGTCGAGCTCGAAGAAACGGGGATATTTTTTAA
- a CDS encoding DegV family protein — MEKIKIVTDSTTDLPKDILEKYCIHVVPLSIQIDDESYIDQVDISSDDFLKKMSHVDTLPKTSQPAIGNLMQRFEEMGEDGSQILAIFMSSGLSGTYNTARMAATEVSADVTVVDSTYISSALGFQVMEAAKMANAGASMSEILKRMETIKHNSRLYVVLETLDNLVKGGRIGKGKAFLGSLLKLKPIAKLEDGVYSPVSKVRTQSQVIHTLMKNFETDSEERTIKGVSISHANALALAHKLKDALLTKSSIKDIKIQTTTPVISTYTGEGAIGLSYYTDAQA; from the coding sequence ATGGAAAAAATTAAGATTGTCACAGACTCAACAACAGATTTACCCAAGGATATTTTAGAAAAATATTGCATTCACGTTGTTCCTTTATCGATACAAATTGATGATGAGTCATACATTGATCAGGTGGATATTTCGTCCGACGATTTTTTAAAAAAGATGTCTCATGTCGACACCTTACCGAAAACATCGCAGCCGGCAATAGGGAATTTGATGCAGCGATTTGAGGAAATGGGCGAAGACGGGAGTCAAATATTGGCGATATTCATGTCTTCAGGTTTGAGCGGCACGTATAACACTGCCCGCATGGCAGCGACGGAAGTGAGTGCCGATGTTACCGTTGTGGATTCAACGTACATTTCGTCCGCACTGGGCTTTCAAGTTATGGAAGCTGCAAAAATGGCAAATGCCGGGGCTTCAATGAGTGAGATCTTAAAACGAATGGAGACCATTAAGCATAATTCCAGATTATATGTCGTTCTAGAAACATTGGATAACCTGGTAAAGGGTGGACGGATTGGCAAAGGAAAAGCTTTTCTGGGCTCGCTTCTCAAATTAAAACCGATCGCGAAACTGGAAGATGGCGTTTATTCACCGGTATCAAAAGTGCGAACACAATCACAAGTGATTCATACACTCATGAAAAATTTTGAAACTGATTCAGAGGAGCGGACCATTAAGGGCGTTAGCATTTCTCATGCCAATGCGCTTGCGCTTGCCCATAAATTAAAGGATGCCCTTCTAACGAAAAGCAGTATCAAGGATATCAAGATCCAAACGACAACGCCCGTCATCAGCACTTATACGGGCGAGGGTGCCATCGGGCTTTCTTATTATACGGATGCACAAGCATAG
- a CDS encoding M15 family metallopeptidase — protein sequence MKNIFFLICFLAVLSTIFLFDLEENREQQAMAEDVVSADEELHPYVKKQKDELIERAEAIGINVVITEGYRSHERQDDLYAQGRAESGDIVTNAEAGESYHNYGLAIDFAIENGDGEIIWDIEYDGTESGEPDWLEVAEIGEELGFEWGGHWNDYPHLQMDFGLSIEELQEAEQQLENE from the coding sequence ATGAAAAATATTTTTTTCCTTATATGCTTCTTGGCAGTATTGTCAACAATCTTTCTGTTTGACTTAGAGGAAAATCGCGAGCAACAAGCCATGGCGGAGGACGTTGTCTCCGCCGACGAAGAACTTCATCCATATGTAAAAAAACAAAAAGATGAATTAATCGAACGGGCAGAAGCCATCGGGATTAATGTCGTCATTACAGAAGGATACCGTTCCCATGAACGCCAGGATGACCTATACGCACAAGGCCGGGCGGAATCCGGCGACATCGTGACAAACGCGGAGGCGGGCGAGTCGTATCATAATTACGGTCTGGCCATCGACTTCGCGATTGAAAATGGCGACGGGGAAATCATCTGGGACATCGAATACGATGGTACCGAAAGCGGCGAACCCGATTGGCTGGAAGTCGCGGAAATCGGAGAAGAACTGGGATTTGAATGGGGCGGCCACTGGAATGATTATCCCCATTTGCAGATGGACTTCGGCCTATCTATTGAAGAACTCCAAGAAGCAGAACAACAACTGGAAAACGAATAA
- the fabF gene encoding beta-ketoacyl-ACP synthase II: protein MQMKRVVVTGMGTVNPLGNHVDEAWKHALAGETGIGPVTRLDAEQFPINVAGEIKGFEAEDYLDRKEARKMDRFTHYAVASAYMALEDADFKITDDNADRVGVWIGSGIGGMETYEKQFKQFTEKGVRRVSPFFVPMMIPDMASGQVSIMTGAKGINSCSVTACASGTNSIGDAFKVIQRGDADAMITGGTEAPITNMAIAGFSAAKAITTSEDPATASRPFDTERDGFVMGEGAGILILESLESAEARGADIYAEVIGYGSTGDAYHMTAPAPDGEGAARAMAQALSDGAIEKTDVGYINAHGTSTPYNDEYETTAIKNVFSDHAYDLVVSSTKSMTGHLLGSTGAVEAIFTVKSLVDQTAPPTINLHNPDPKCDLDYAANEKKPIQANVALNNSFGFGGHNATLAIQTFEG, encoded by the coding sequence ATGCAGATGAAACGTGTCGTAGTTACAGGCATGGGGACGGTGAATCCGCTCGGCAACCATGTGGATGAGGCTTGGAAGCACGCGCTTGCAGGGGAGACGGGCATCGGGCCGGTAACGAGGTTGGATGCAGAACAATTCCCGATTAACGTCGCGGGTGAAATAAAAGGATTTGAAGCGGAAGACTATTTGGACCGAAAAGAGGCCAGGAAAATGGACCGGTTTACCCATTACGCCGTCGCTTCCGCTTACATGGCCCTCGAAGATGCCGATTTTAAAATTACCGATGACAACGCGGATCGCGTTGGCGTCTGGATTGGCTCCGGGATCGGAGGTATGGAAACGTACGAAAAACAATTCAAACAATTCACCGAAAAAGGCGTCAGACGGGTAAGCCCATTTTTTGTTCCAATGATGATTCCGGATATGGCTTCCGGTCAAGTATCCATCATGACCGGCGCAAAAGGGATAAACTCTTGCAGCGTTACGGCTTGTGCATCGGGGACGAATTCCATCGGCGATGCGTTCAAAGTCATTCAACGAGGAGACGCGGACGCTATGATAACCGGCGGAACGGAAGCGCCGATTACGAATATGGCGATCGCCGGCTTCTCCGCGGCGAAAGCCATAACGACGTCCGAGGATCCCGCCACCGCTTCACGTCCGTTTGATACGGAGCGGGATGGATTTGTCATGGGCGAAGGTGCCGGTATTCTTATTTTGGAATCATTGGAATCTGCTGAAGCGCGGGGGGCCGACATTTACGCGGAAGTGATCGGATATGGATCAACCGGGGATGCTTATCACATGACAGCACCCGCGCCGGATGGGGAAGGCGCGGCGAGAGCAATGGCGCAGGCGCTTTCCGATGGAGCGATAGAAAAAACAGACGTTGGCTACATCAATGCCCACGGGACGAGCACCCCGTACAATGATGAATATGAAACGACCGCGATTAAAAATGTTTTTTCCGATCATGCCTATGATCTTGTCGTTAGCTCGACGAAATCCATGACCGGGCATTTATTGGGATCAACCGGCGCCGTTGAAGCCATTTTTACCGTAAAGTCGCTCGTTGATCAAACGGCGCCTCCGACTATTAATTTGCATAATCCTGATCCGAAATGTGATCTGGACTACGCGGCAAACGAAAAGAAACCAATCCAAGCCAATGTTGCCTTGAATAATTCATTCGGATTTGGCGGGCATAACGCAACGCTTGCTATTCAAACCTTTGAAGGATAA
- a CDS encoding beta-ketoacyl-ACP synthase III, whose product MRQAGIYGIGRFIEGKEVTNKDFEETLDTSDEWIQSRTGIERRIFAEDDVETSDMSYFAAVRALEHAEEKAEDLDLIIVASVTGDYPFPSVSSMIQDRLGAHKAAAMDIGAACAGFAYGVVTASQFISTGAYERILVVGAEKLSKVTDFTDRNTAVLFGDGAGAAVVGPVSNDRGLLSFELGSDGSGGPHIIANPKLYMNGREVFKFAVRQMGDTCMNLLEKANLTKDDVDYLVPHQANIRIMEAARQRLELPKEKMSTTVQKYGNTSASSIPIALVEDLNRGKIKDGDLVVMVGFGSGLVWGGLALRWGR is encoded by the coding sequence ATGCGACAAGCGGGCATTTATGGAATTGGACGTTTTATTGAAGGAAAAGAGGTCACGAATAAAGATTTCGAAGAGACGTTGGATACGAGTGACGAATGGATTCAATCGCGTACGGGGATCGAACGGAGAATTTTTGCGGAAGATGATGTGGAGACGTCGGATATGTCTTATTTTGCTGCTGTTCGTGCACTTGAACATGCCGAGGAAAAAGCCGAGGATCTGGATCTGATCATCGTTGCGTCCGTGACCGGCGATTATCCTTTTCCTTCCGTATCCTCGATGATTCAAGACCGACTCGGAGCACATAAGGCAGCGGCGATGGATATTGGGGCCGCTTGCGCCGGATTTGCATACGGAGTCGTAACAGCCAGCCAATTCATATCTACCGGGGCTTATGAACGGATTCTCGTCGTCGGCGCAGAAAAATTGTCAAAAGTAACGGATTTTACCGATCGCAATACAGCTGTTCTTTTTGGGGACGGTGCGGGGGCTGCAGTAGTCGGTCCTGTTAGCAACGATCGAGGATTGCTCTCCTTTGAATTGGGCTCCGATGGAAGCGGTGGCCCCCATATTATCGCAAATCCTAAGCTTTATATGAATGGACGTGAGGTGTTCAAGTTCGCGGTACGCCAAATGGGCGATACGTGTATGAATTTGCTTGAAAAGGCTAATCTTACGAAAGATGACGTCGATTATCTCGTTCCCCACCAAGCAAATATCCGTATCATGGAAGCAGCTCGCCAACGATTGGAGTTGCCGAAAGAAAAAATGTCGACTACCGTACAAAAATACGGAAATACGTCTGCATCTTCGATTCCTATCGCTCTTGTTGAAGACTTAAATCGTGGTAAAATAAAAGATGGAGATTTAGTCGTGATGGTCGGATTCGGCTCCGGTCTAGTATGGGGCGGTCTTGCTCTTCGCTGGGGGCGATAG
- the argF gene encoding ornithine carbamoyltransferase produces the protein MEKEEVLAEQSLKGRDVLSWMDFASEDIEKLLESARQLKEKQKQGLPHQTLNGRSLGMIFENASTRTRVSFEVGMTQLGGHALFLSSADLQIGRGEPVEDTARALSRYLDAIMIRANDHDMVATLAEKSDIPVINALTDDDHPCQALADMLTIQEHLGSLKGRKVVYVGDGNNVAHSLMVIAAKLGVDITLSTPVGYEGAPGVWEKAKAFAAETGSNVEHVIDPHEAVKNADIVYTDVWVSMGAEEEKDTRNRAMEPYQVDKAMMAQANDEAIFMHCLPAHRGEEVSAEVIDGPQSVVFDQAENRLHVQKAILQAVVR, from the coding sequence ATGGAAAAAGAAGAGGTGTTGGCAGAGCAGTCTCTAAAAGGAAGGGATGTATTATCTTGGATGGATTTTGCATCCGAGGACATTGAAAAGCTTTTAGAGAGCGCGCGTCAACTTAAAGAAAAACAAAAACAGGGCTTACCGCATCAAACGTTGAACGGGCGCTCTCTCGGGATGATTTTCGAAAATGCGTCCACGCGCACGCGGGTGTCATTCGAGGTCGGCATGACGCAACTGGGCGGCCACGCGTTGTTTTTGAGCAGTGCGGACTTGCAAATCGGACGAGGCGAACCGGTGGAGGATACTGCACGCGCCCTTTCCCGTTACCTGGACGCAATCATGATTCGCGCCAACGATCATGATATGGTGGCAACACTCGCGGAAAAAAGCGATATCCCGGTCATCAATGCCCTTACCGATGATGACCACCCTTGCCAGGCGCTCGCCGATATGTTGACGATCCAAGAGCATCTGGGCAGCCTTAAAGGCCGGAAGGTTGTTTATGTCGGTGATGGCAACAACGTCGCCCATTCGTTGATGGTCATTGCCGCTAAGCTCGGCGTTGACATCACGCTCTCAACGCCTGTGGGATACGAGGGCGCGCCGGGCGTCTGGGAAAAGGCAAAAGCCTTTGCCGCGGAAACAGGGAGTAATGTGGAGCACGTCATCGATCCGCACGAAGCCGTGAAAAATGCCGATATCGTCTACACCGACGTCTGGGTAAGCATGGGTGCGGAAGAAGAAAAAGATACCCGAAACCGGGCAATGGAACCTTATCAAGTTGATAAGGCTATGATGGCGCAGGCAAACGATGAAGCTATCTTCATGCACTGCTTGCCCGCCCATCGCGGTGAAGAAGTAAGCGCGGAAGTCATTGACGGCCCGCAATCAGTTGTTTTCGATCAAGCAGAAAACCGTCTGCACGTGCAAAAAGCGATATTGCAAGCGGTGGTGCGTTAA